The DNA region TCACCTCGGGGCCGCGCTCCCGCAGCCAGGCCCCCACGGCCGTACCGAGGGCGTTGCCCGCGCCGGCCGCCACGCCGACGATGCCGAGCGAGACGGCGGCGCTCTGCCCGCTGAGCGGGTGCTCGCGCAGCAGGAACGCCAGGAAGAAGATCAGGAAGCCGGAGAGCGCGCGGTGTGACGCGTTGGCCTGGAGGCCGTGCAGGACGGACGGCCCGACGGACCGCAGCCCCGGCCTCCCCTTCCTGTCCTTGGCCTTGTCCTTGTCCTTGCTCCTGCCCTTGTCCCAGCGGGTGGTCCACAGATCGCCGCGCGTGCTCGCGGGGCCGGCCGGCGCCTCCTCACCGCCGCGTGGGACCAGCCGGGCGCGGCGTTCGCCCTTCGCGGAGTCGACCTTGCCCGGCAGGGTGAAGGCGAGGACCGTACCGCCGGCGAAGATCGCGCAGGCGCCGTAGAGCGGCCAGGCGGACCCGACGGTCTGGAGGCCCGCCCCGATCGGGGCGGCCACCCCCGTGGCCAGCAGCCCGGCCAGGGTCACCCGGGAATTGGCCTTCACCAGGGAGAACCGTGGAGGCAGGAGGCGGGGGACGACGGCGCTGCGCACCACCCCGTACGCCTTGGAGCAGACCAGGACGCCCAGGGCCGCCGGATACAGCTCCAGACCGCCCGTGGCGACCGCACCCGACATGGTGAGCGCGAGCACCGCCCGGGCGCACATCGCACCCGCCATCGCGGCACGCCGGCCGTGCGGCAGCCGGTCCAGCAGCGGTCCGATCACGGGGGCGAGCAGGGTGAAGGGAGCCATCGTGACGGCGAGGTACAGGGCGACGCGCCCGCGCGCCTCGTCCGTCGGTACGGAGAAGAAGACGGTGGAGGCGAGCGCGACGGTGATCATGACGTCGCCCGCGCCGTTGACCGCGTGCAGTTCGATCAGCTTGCCGAGACCCGACTCCCCGGCCCCGTGGGCGTGGGTCGCCTTCCGGATACCCCGCGCGCCGTAGGCGAACGGGGCACGCAGGGCATGACCGACCCTCCGGCCCGCCCCGTGGAGGGGACCGGATCCGTCGGACGACCTGGCGGCACCCACGTGAGTCATAGTGCCCCACCCCCCGCCCCCACGAACCCCATGATCGGGCCGGGCGCGGCGGCCGACGCCCTGTCGGGTGAGCCGGACCCGGGCGACGAGGGCCCGCCCGGTGACTTTCCCGGGACGGATCCGGGCAGCTCGCGGCGGTGCGTCTCTGCTGTTCCGGCCCTCTTCGGGACGGGCATGTGGGCGCCGGGCGGCGGAGAGGGTAGCGTGCACTCACGCGCCACCGGCGATGGTTCTTGGCCGCGCGCCTCTTCGCGATCCCGCAGAATGGATGGCAGAAGGCGCGCCCGAGGCAGGCACCACGGGTGTGGACGTCGACGCGGCCCCCAGGTCCGCTCCGCCCGCACCTGTGACAGCCGAAATCGGACATCGATGGGCTGTAGGCGCGCTCGTGAGACGGCGTATGGAGAGAAGCGAGACCTGTGAGTGCTGCGACGACGCGAAGCCGTACGGCCCGTACCCCCGCCCCCGACCGCCTGTGCGCCGAGGCGGTAGACCTCGCCCGGGCGGCCGCCGAGGAGGCCGCCGCGCCCGGTGCGGTGGGTGAGCATGTGTCCCTGGTCTCCGAGGGCGACCGGGTCGTCACCCACTACTTCGAGTGCGAGGACCCCGGCTACCGGGGCTGGCGCTGGGCGGTGACGGTCGCGCGGGCCTCCCGCGCCAAGAAGGTCACCCTCGACGAAACGGTGCTGCTGCCCGGTTCCGACGCGCTTCTGGCCCCGGAGTGGGTGCCGTGGAGCGAGCGGCTGCGGCCCGGTGACATGGGACCCGGCGACCTGCTGCCCACCGAGGCGGAGGACCCCCGACTGGAGCCGGGCTACACCGGCGAGGACGAGCCGCCGCCGAACTCGGTGCTCGCCGGGATGTCCGACGAGATCGCGGACCTCGTGGACGTGGAGGACGCGGAGCTCACCACCCGGCCCGCGGAGGTGAACCGCGGCGCGATCGCCTCCGTCGCGGAGGAGCTCGGGGCGCGGCGGGCGCGGGTGCTGTCCCGGTACGGACTGCGGCTGGCGGCGGACCGGTGGGACGAGGCATTCGGGCCCCGGACCCCGATGGCGCAGGCGGCGCCGGCGTCCTGCGTGACCTGCGCGTTCCTGCTGCCCATGGCGGGTTCGCTGCGGCAGGCGTTCGGGGTGTGCGCCAACGAGTTCGCTCCGGCGGACGGCCGGGTGGTCTCGCTGGCGTACGGCTGCGGGGGGCACTCCGAGGCCGCGGTGATGCCGAAGACGCCGCAGCCGGCCCCGCACGCGATGGACACGATGCGGGTGGACACGTACTCGCTGCGGCCGGACGACTCCGGCTCGGTCCCGGCTCTGCCGGACGGTCCGACGGAGGACCTGGGCCACTCCTGACGCCTCTTCGGGGCCGGCGCTGCCTCCCACGGGCCTCCGGCCGCCCTCCCGGGGCCCGGTGCCGACGATCGGCGGAACGGGCCCGGGCGGGCTTGTGTCCACGATCGCCGGGCGGTCCGGCCGCAGAGCCCGTGTCCCCGGGCGGCGCGACAGGGCCGCCCCGTCCGGTGACAGGGGACGGAACCCCCGGCCGGACGGCGGCCCCGCAGACGGTACCTTCGGGCGCACACTGGGCGTCAGAGGTCACCGGAAGAGCGGAGTCACGAGCGTGAGCATGAATGCGACCGAGGGGGCCGATCCGTTCGGGACCGCGCGGCTGCGACGCGGTGTGCTCGACGCCTGGGGGGCCGGGCCCGTCCGTTTCCGTGAGGACGCCAACGCCGAGGAGGACCTCGTCCTCGGCGGCTACCGTGACCGGCTCGTCGTCGAGCTGGCCCAGAACGCCGCCGACGCCGCCGCCCGCGCCGGGGTACCCGGCCGGCTCCGGCTCACCCTGCACGAGGACCGGGACGGCCGTGCCGTGCTGGCCGCCGCCAACACCGGCGCGCCCCTGGACGCCACCGGCGTCGAGTCCCTGAGCACCCTGCGGGCCTCGGCCAAGCGTGAGGGACACGAGCAGGCCGTCGGCCGGTTCGGCGTCGGGTTCGCCGCCGTCCTCGCGGTCAGCGACGAACCCGCCCTCGTCGGCCGGCACGGCGGCGTCCGCTGGTCTCTCGCCGAGGCACGCGACCTCGCCGGCCGGGCGGCCACGGCCAGCCCCGGACTCGGGGACGAGCTGCGCCGCCGCGACGGCCACGTGCCGCTCCTGCGCCTCCCGCTGCCCGCCGAGGGCACCGCGCCCGAGGGGTACGACACGGTCGTCGTGCTGCCCCTGCGCGACGGCGTCGCCGAGGACCTGGTGGCCCGGCTCCTCGCCTCGGTGGACGACGCGCTGCTGCTCACGCTCCCCGGCCTCGCCGAGGTCGTCATCGAGACGCCGGACGGCGTACGGACGCTGGCCCGCTCACAGCACGGCCCGTACACCCACGTCGAGGACTCGGCGAGCGGGACCCACCGCTGGCGCACCGTCGTCCGCCACGGCCCCGTCGAGCGGGAGCTGCTCGCCGACCGGCCCGTGGAGGAACGGCTGCGCCCGCACTGGTCGGTGACCTGGGCCGTGCCCGTCGACGAGGACGGGGCGCCCCGCAGCCCCCGTACCGCCCCGGTCGTGCACGCGCCGACCCCGACCGAGGAACCCCTCGGGGTGCCCGCGCTGCTGATCGCCTCGCTGCCGCTGGACACCACCCGCAGGCACCCCGCCCCCGGGCCGCTGACCGACTTCCTGGTACGACGGGCCGCCGACGCGTACGCCGAGCTGCTGGCCGGGTGGGAGCCGGTGTCCACCGCCACGATCGCGCTCGTGCCCGGCCCGCTCGGCAAGGGGGTGCTGGACGGCGAGCTGCGCGCCGCGATCCTGGCGCGGCTGCCCGAGGTCGCCTTCCTGGAGCCCGCGGCACCCCGGGACCTCGCGGCGGAGGACGAGCGGTGGGACGACTGGGAGGCCGACGCCGACGGGGCGCCCCGCACCGCGACCACCGCGCTGCGCCCGCTGGAGGCCGAGGTCGTCGAGGGGGTGGGCGCCGAGACCGTACGGGTCCTCGCCGAGGTGCTGCCCTGTCTGCTGCCCGCCGGGCTCGAACGCTGTACGGAGCTGCGCACGCTCGGGGTCGCCCGGGTCCCGCTGTCCGAGGCCGTCGACCGGCTGGCCGGCCTGGAACGCGCCCCGGAGTGGTGGCGGCGGCTCTACGACAGCCTCGCCGGGGTCGACCCGGACCGGCTCTCCGGGCTTCCCGTCCCGCTCGCGGGCGAGGGCGCGGCCGACGAGGTGCCCCGCACCACGATCGGCCCCCGTCAGGTCCTCCTGCCGCTGCCGGACGCGCTGACCGCCCCCGTACTCGCCCGGCTGGCCAGGCTCGGGCTGAAGGTCGCCCACCCGGACGCCGCCCACCCGCTGCTGGAGAAGCTGGGTGCCCTGCCCGCGACCCCGCGCGCCGTCCTGACGACACCGCAGGTCCGGGCGGCGGTCGCCGGATCGCTGGACGCCGGGGAGATCTGGGACGAGGACGCCCTGGACGGCGACGAGCTCGCCGAGACCGTCCTCACCCTCGTACGGGACGCGGACCTGGAGCCCGGCGACGAGCCCTGGCTGGGTGCCCTGGCGCTGCCCGACGAGGACGGCGAGACCGCGCCCGCCGGTGAACTCGTGCTGCCGGGAAGCCCGTTCGCCCAGGTGATGCGGGAGGGCGAACTGGCCCTGTGCGACGGGGAGCTGGCCGACCGCTGGGGCGAACAGCCGCTGACCGCCTGCGGGGTGCTGGCCACGTTCGCCCTCGTACGCGCCACCGACGTCGTCCTGGACCCGGACGAACTGGAGCCCCGTGACGGCGACTTCGCCGAACCGGACGACGCCGGACTGCTGGACGCCGTGGACGTGTGGTGCGAGGACGTGCTGGACCAGCTGCCCGACACCCCGGTGCCGCCGGTCGCCACCGAACTCGTCGCCGTACGCGACCTGGACCTCGTCGACGACGACGCCTGGCCGCAGGCGCTCGCCATGCTGGCCCGCCCGCCGCTGCGCGACGCGCTGACCCAGCCGGTGCGTGTCCTGCTCCCGGACGGTACGACGCGGTCCGTGCGCTCCTACACCGCCTGGTGGCTGCGCGACCACCCGGTGCTCGACGGCCGGCGCCCGGCGGGCCTGCGCGCCGCGGGCGGCGACCCGCGTCTGTCCGGCCTCTACGACTCCGTCGACGCCACCGGCTTCGACGACGTCCAGGTGCTGCGCGCCCTCGGGGTGCGGACCTCGGTGGACGCCCTGCTGGACGAGCCGGGCGGCGCGGCCGAGCTGCTGGGCAGGCTCGCGGACGAGGAACGCCCCGTCACCGCCGTACAGCTGCACGCGCTGTACACCGCCCTCGCCGAGCTGGACCCCGAACAGGTCACGCTCCCCGACGAGTTGCGGGCCGTGGTGGACGGCGAGGTGCGGGTGGCCGACGCGGCGGACGCGGTGGTCGCGGACGCCCCCGACGTCCTTCCGCTCACCGGAGGACTGCCCCTGCTGCCGGTGGCACCGGCGCGCGCCGCCGATCTGGCGGAACTGCTCCAGGTGCGGCGGCTCGGCGAGAGCGTCGAGGCCGAGGTGACGACCGAGGGTGAGGAGCACCGGGTGCCGGACCCGGTGCGGGTGCTGCTCGGCGCCGGTACGCCCGAGACCTACCTCGAACACGGGGAACTCCGCGCGGGCGGCGTCGAGCTGGACTGGCGCCGCACCCCGGACGGCGTGGTCCACGCCTCGACGCTGGAGGGCGTGGCGGCCGGTCTGGCGTGGGCGGCCGGGCAGTGGCCGCGCCGCTTCGAGGTGGCGGCCCTGCTGGAGGACCCGTCCCGTACCAGGGAGCTCGCCCGCGACCGCTGGTTCGACTGAGCCCCTCAGGAGCGGAAGCGGCGGCCGACCAGCCTCCAGGCCAGTTCCAGGGCGGCCGCCGCGACCACCGAGATCGCCACCGCGGTCCACGGCATCACCGAGCCCACCAGCTTCAGCGCGAAGAAGTGCTGGAGCGCCGGCACCACCAGCACGACCAGGAAGCACAGTCCCATCGACGCCACCAGGGCCAGACGCCACCAGGTGTAGGGGCGGGCGATGATCGCCAGGACCCACATCGACACCAGGAACAGGGTGAGCGTCGCCGCGCTCGTCTCGGCGTCCAGCTGGCCGGGACCGGTGTAGTGGTGGCGGGCCAGCAGGTACGTGGCGAAGGTGGCCGCCCCCGCGATGACCCCCGAGGGGATGGAGTACCGCATCACCCGGTGCACGAAGTGGGGGCGGGCCCGCTCCTTGTTCGGGGCGAGCGCCAGGAAGAA from Streptomyces sp. NBC_01754 includes:
- a CDS encoding MFS transporter; this translates as MGAARSSDGSGPLHGAGRRVGHALRAPFAYGARGIRKATHAHGAGESGLGKLIELHAVNGAGDVMITVALASTVFFSVPTDEARGRVALYLAVTMAPFTLLAPVIGPLLDRLPHGRRAAMAGAMCARAVLALTMSGAVATGGLELYPAALGVLVCSKAYGVVRSAVVPRLLPPRFSLVKANSRVTLAGLLATGVAAPIGAGLQTVGSAWPLYGACAIFAGGTVLAFTLPGKVDSAKGERRARLVPRGGEEAPAGPASTRGDLWTTRWDKGRSKDKDKAKDRKGRPGLRSVGPSVLHGLQANASHRALSGFLIFFLAFLLREHPLSGQSAAVSLGIVGVAAGAGNALGTAVGAWLRERGPEVIVATVLGLALGVAVLAAVFFSTVLVAALAAVAGFTQALSKLSLDAMMQRDVPEEVRTSAFARSETLLQMSWVLGGAVGIVLPLNGPLGMSVASGILALGATTSVRGLLGAARRGSPHPRVA
- a CDS encoding sacsin N-terminal ATP-binding-like domain-containing protein; this translates as MNATEGADPFGTARLRRGVLDAWGAGPVRFREDANAEEDLVLGGYRDRLVVELAQNAADAAARAGVPGRLRLTLHEDRDGRAVLAAANTGAPLDATGVESLSTLRASAKREGHEQAVGRFGVGFAAVLAVSDEPALVGRHGGVRWSLAEARDLAGRAATASPGLGDELRRRDGHVPLLRLPLPAEGTAPEGYDTVVVLPLRDGVAEDLVARLLASVDDALLLTLPGLAEVVIETPDGVRTLARSQHGPYTHVEDSASGTHRWRTVVRHGPVERELLADRPVEERLRPHWSVTWAVPVDEDGAPRSPRTAPVVHAPTPTEEPLGVPALLIASLPLDTTRRHPAPGPLTDFLVRRAADAYAELLAGWEPVSTATIALVPGPLGKGVLDGELRAAILARLPEVAFLEPAAPRDLAAEDERWDDWEADADGAPRTATTALRPLEAEVVEGVGAETVRVLAEVLPCLLPAGLERCTELRTLGVARVPLSEAVDRLAGLERAPEWWRRLYDSLAGVDPDRLSGLPVPLAGEGAADEVPRTTIGPRQVLLPLPDALTAPVLARLARLGLKVAHPDAAHPLLEKLGALPATPRAVLTTPQVRAAVAGSLDAGEIWDEDALDGDELAETVLTLVRDADLEPGDEPWLGALALPDEDGETAPAGELVLPGSPFAQVMREGELALCDGELADRWGEQPLTACGVLATFALVRATDVVLDPDELEPRDGDFAEPDDAGLLDAVDVWCEDVLDQLPDTPVPPVATELVAVRDLDLVDDDAWPQALAMLARPPLRDALTQPVRVLLPDGTTRSVRSYTAWWLRDHPVLDGRRPAGLRAAGGDPRLSGLYDSVDATGFDDVQVLRALGVRTSVDALLDEPGGAAELLGRLADEERPVTAVQLHALYTALAELDPEQVTLPDELRAVVDGEVRVADAADAVVADAPDVLPLTGGLPLLPVAPARAADLAELLQVRRLGESVEAEVTTEGEEHRVPDPVRVLLGAGTPETYLEHGELRAGGVELDWRRTPDGVVHASTLEGVAAGLAWAAGQWPRRFEVAALLEDPSRTRELARDRWFD
- a CDS encoding DUF3027 domain-containing protein produces the protein MSAATTRSRTARTPAPDRLCAEAVDLARAAAEEAAAPGAVGEHVSLVSEGDRVVTHYFECEDPGYRGWRWAVTVARASRAKKVTLDETVLLPGSDALLAPEWVPWSERLRPGDMGPGDLLPTEAEDPRLEPGYTGEDEPPPNSVLAGMSDEIADLVDVEDAELTTRPAEVNRGAIASVAEELGARRARVLSRYGLRLAADRWDEAFGPRTPMAQAAPASCVTCAFLLPMAGSLRQAFGVCANEFAPADGRVVSLAYGCGGHSEAAVMPKTPQPAPHAMDTMRVDTYSLRPDDSGSVPALPDGPTEDLGHS